One part of the Solanum dulcamara chromosome 8, daSolDulc1.2, whole genome shotgun sequence genome encodes these proteins:
- the LOC129900496 gene encoding uncharacterized protein At1g08160-like: MPTPTPTKTRRLSPVTCIALILLTIIVIIGLTVLVIWLSVKPRRPIYTIENASLHNYNMTKNDHLYGNFNFTLKAYNPNSRVSIYYDSIEVKLFYNTLQIAFNNAETFFQPRRNVTYLDLFLSAKDVALYGDIARDLKKERTSGAVEVEIKVRAKIRFKVGLWKSSHRKLKLSCSPRVAVSSTKSSQTSPCDLDL, translated from the coding sequence ATGCCAACTCCCACTCCCACCAAGACACGGCGTTTAAGCCCCGTAACATGCATAGCCCTCATACTCTTAACCATTATTGTCATTATAGGGTTAACAGTACTTGTAATTTGGCTCTCAGTTAAGCCACGACGACCAATTTACACAATTGAAAATGCTTCACTCCACAATTACAACATGACTAAAAATGACCATTTGTATGGAAATTTCAACTTCACGTTAAAGGCATACAATCCAAATAGCAGAGTTTCCATATATTACGACAGCATTGAAGTGAAGCTGTTTTACAATACTCTACAGATTGCATTCAACAATGCGGAAACATTCTTTCAGCCTCGTCGTAACGTGACTTATTTGGATCTTTTCCTTTCCGCGAAAGATGTGGCATTATACGGAGACATTGCCCGTGATTTAAAGAAGGAAAGGACATCAGGAGCTGTGGAAGTAGAGATTAAAGTTAGAGCTAAGATAAGGTTTAAAGTTGGACTTTGGAAATCAAGTCATAGGAAGCTGAAGCTATCGTGTAGCCCTAGAGTGGCTGTTTCTTCAACCAAGAGTTCTCAGACTTCCCCTTGTGACTTggatttataa